In Flavobacteriales bacterium, the following proteins share a genomic window:
- a CDS encoding PAS domain S-box protein, with translation QNQKAIQVVFQDVSAQKQLAKERLKYRIAEESNKLLQKEIAERIKIEGELLQNQNYTNNLISSSLDIICATDENDKIKEFNRAAESTFGYTKQEMEGLKPEILYANSKDFLKTRKELESKGFFTGEVQNRRKTGEVFTSFLSATILKDGEGKVIGTMGVSRDITDIKLAELELIESEERYRDLFENASDLIQSVDIKGDIVYVNNAWKKTLGYSDNEVMGQTIFELLHPDGKNHCVNFFTKLIKSKSKEAVKTTIELRHKNGTKITVEGSVGCKFNAEGKIISTRGIFRNITDEKWQKTRQEVYNNVSKIIAEKANADDIYEAIRIELSQVMNTDIFVISYALAPNVISFPYYFDIEKGGKIHNPTRTHKKGINEYFLKQKKPAILKRNDLDNLIKQGKYELMGTKCKVFLGVPLKVKNKVIGVLSVQSYKNENEFDDKSLEILDFISGAIGLTIQKKQDELLLFEQTSKLKSIIENSSHLFWTYDKNVGLTSFNQNYSDAVFDLYGFRPKLEPNTMNRVDEKSLQPFWDKKYEDAFNGKNVEFITERFNKNGTRIIREVFLNPIFDEDNKVILVSGIAHDITDKQIAEEKLKNSLKEKEILLKEVHHRVKNNLQVISSILNLQSSYVNDESTLTILRESQDRIKTMSIIHESLYQANDFSEINFSQYIVSLSKNLVHSYGILDSFVETKYEIDNVSLSLDMSIPCGLIINELVSNALKYAFKGRKKGKLNISLLLNNGVVTIIVADNGVGIPKDLNIKETNTLGLQLVTTLVEQIDAELKLETTKGTTFTITFKQNQ, from the coding sequence CAAAATCAAAAAGCCATACAGGTTGTTTTTCAAGATGTTTCAGCACAAAAACAACTCGCTAAAGAACGGTTAAAATATCGTATTGCCGAAGAGTCAAACAAATTGTTACAAAAAGAAATTGCCGAACGAATTAAAATTGAAGGAGAGTTGTTGCAAAACCAGAATTACACCAACAACCTAATATCTAGTTCGTTAGATATTATTTGCGCTACCGATGAGAACGATAAAATAAAAGAGTTTAATAGGGCTGCAGAATCTACATTTGGATACACTAAACAAGAGATGGAGGGTTTAAAGCCTGAAATTTTATATGCAAACAGTAAAGATTTTCTTAAAACAAGAAAAGAATTAGAGAGTAAAGGGTTTTTTACTGGAGAAGTTCAAAACAGGAGAAAAACAGGAGAGGTTTTCACTTCATTTTTATCGGCAACCATACTTAAAGACGGTGAAGGAAAAGTAATTGGAACAATGGGGGTTTCGAGAGATATTACCGATATAAAACTAGCAGAACTCGAGTTGATAGAAAGTGAAGAACGTTATAGAGACTTGTTTGAGAATGCTTCTGATTTAATACAAAGCGTTGATATAAAAGGCGACATCGTTTATGTTAACAATGCGTGGAAAAAAACACTTGGATATAGTGATAATGAAGTGATGGGTCAAACCATTTTTGAATTACTTCACCCCGACGGAAAAAACCACTGTGTGAATTTTTTTACCAAACTAATTAAGTCCAAATCGAAAGAAGCTGTTAAAACCACCATAGAACTAAGACATAAAAACGGCACAAAAATTACTGTTGAAGGCTCTGTTGGTTGTAAATTTAATGCAGAAGGAAAAATTATTTCAACGAGAGGTATTTTTAGAAACATAACAGATGAAAAGTGGCAAAAAACTAGACAAGAAGTATATAACAACGTATCGAAAATAATAGCTGAAAAAGCAAATGCCGACGATATTTACGAAGCCATAAGAATTGAATTAAGTCAAGTAATGAACACCGATATTTTTGTGATTTCTTATGCTTTAGCCCCAAATGTAATTTCTTTTCCCTACTATTTTGATATTGAAAAAGGAGGAAAAATTCACAACCCAACAAGGACTCATAAAAAAGGAATTAACGAATACTTTTTAAAACAAAAAAAACCAGCCATATTAAAACGAAACGACCTTGATAATTTAATTAAACAAGGTAAGTATGAGTTAATGGGAACGAAATGTAAAGTGTTTTTAGGTGTGCCGTTAAAAGTTAAAAACAAGGTTATTGGAGTGCTTTCTGTTCAGTCATATAAAAATGAAAATGAGTTTGATGATAAATCGCTAGAAATATTAGACTTTATTTCGGGGGCTATTGGTTTAACCATTCAAAAGAAGCAAGATGAGTTGTTGTTGTTTGAACAAACATCAAAACTAAAAAGTATTATTGAAAATAGCTCTCACCTTTTTTGGACTTACGATAAAAATGTAGGGCTAACTTCTTTCAATCAGAACTATTCTGATGCTGTGTTTGATTTATATGGTTTTAGACCTAAACTTGAACCAAACACCATGAACAGAGTGGATGAAAAAAGCTTACAGCCATTTTGGGACAAAAAATATGAGGACGCATTTAATGGTAAAAATGTAGAGTTTATTACTGAGCGCTTTAATAAAAATGGAACCAGAATAATTCGTGAAGTGTTTTTAAACCCCATTTTTGATGAAGACAACAAGGTGATTTTGGTTTCAGGTATTGCACATGACATTACCGACAAACAAATTGCTGAAGAAAAACTAAAAAACTCATTAAAGGAAAAAGAAATCCTGTTAAAAGAAGTTCATCATCGAGTAAAAAACAATCTACAAGTTATTTCAAGCATTTTAAATTTACAATCCTCGTATGTAAACGACGAAAGTACACTTACTATATTGCGTGAAAGTCAAGACAGGATTAAAACCATGTCAATTATTCACGAGAGTTTGTATCAAGCAAATGATTTTTCTGAAATAAATTTTTCACAATATATTGTGAGCCTATCTAAAAATTTAGTACATTCATACGGTATTTTAGATAGTTTTGTCGAAACTAAATATGAAATAGACAATGTTTCTTTAAGCTTAGACATGTCTATTCCTTGTGGATTAATTATAAATGAATTAGTTTCGAACGCATTAAAATATGCATTTAAAGGAAGGAAAAAAGGTAAATTAAACATAAGTTTGTTGCTTAATAATGGTGTTGTTACCATTATTGTTGCAGATAATGGTGTTGGAATTCCGAAAGACCTTAATATAAAGGAAACCAACACGCTAGGTCTTCAATTAGTAACAACCTTGGTGGAGCAAATTGATGCAGAATTAAAATTAGAAACAACAAAAGGAACAACATTTACGATAACATTTAAACAAAACCAATAA
- a CDS encoding response regulator, whose protein sequence is MSKNNILVVEDESIVSKDIQQSLKKLGYNISGAASTGEKAILLANETKPDLVLMDIMLKGDMSGIETAEKIKETLNIPVIYLTAYADENTLSRAKVTEPYGYIIKPFKEIDLHTSIEMALYKHSKEQEIVKERDFLYSLVDGKEAGNDESVIFVKSNSRLVKVKAQDILFVEALKDYVVINLSDAKYTIHSTMKDIEKKLPSNDFIRVHRSYIVRLDKINAIEQTNIVMEGGKKLIPIGGSYKDDLFNKIKTI, encoded by the coding sequence ATGTCAAAAAATAATATATTAGTTGTAGAAGACGAGAGTATAGTATCAAAAGATATTCAACAAAGTTTAAAAAAACTAGGTTATAATATTTCAGGCGCAGCATCAACGGGCGAAAAAGCCATTTTATTGGCTAACGAAACTAAGCCAGACTTGGTTTTGATGGATATTATGTTAAAAGGAGACATGAGTGGGATTGAGACAGCAGAAAAAATTAAAGAAACCCTTAACATTCCTGTAATTTATTTAACGGCTTATGCTGATGAAAATACCTTGAGCAGAGCAAAAGTAACAGAGCCTTACGGCTACATTATTAAACCATTTAAAGAAATTGATTTGCACACATCAATAGAAATGGCACTTTACAAACACAGTAAAGAACAAGAAATTGTTAAAGAGCGCGATTTCTTATACTCGTTGGTTGATGGTAAAGAAGCAGGAAATGATGAGAGTGTAATTTTTGTTAAATCAAACTCACGATTGGTTAAAGTAAAAGCTCAAGATATTTTGTTTGTTGAAGCACTAAAAGATTATGTAGTAATAAACTTGAGCGATGCCAAATACACCATACACTCTACCATGAAGGATATCGAGAAAAAACTTCCTAGTAATGATTTTATTAGGGTTCATCGTTCGTACATTGTACGTTTAGATAAAATAAACGCCATAGAACAAACTAACATTGTAATGGAAGGCGGCAAAAAACTAATTCCAATAGGTGGCTCTTACAAGGATGATTTGTTCAATAAAATAAAAACGATTTAA
- a CDS encoding agmatinase family protein → MFNPNEVGINNGNIFGFPYTVEESELVIIPVLSDITCSYSKGTAEGPKAILEASTQLDFYSPYTKNAWQFKVAMLPIFDFEFVENRKVGELASEIIQKLENEQIITKHDIEKYEYINQYCTQLNTKVEETALNYLNQGKMVAVLGGDHNSPMGLINALGKKHQSFGILQIDAHADLRDAYEGFEYSHASIMFNAIKNSSVSKLVQVGIRDICPAEIDVIEKSKGKIKTFFDWDIKQQQYAGKSWENICDDIINELPELVYISYDIDGLDPKLCPHTGTPVAGGFEVEQINFLFNRLVESGKKIIGFDLNEVGNVEWDANVGARVLYRLCNFAAKSKN, encoded by the coding sequence ATGTTCAACCCCAACGAAGTAGGTATTAACAACGGAAACATTTTTGGTTTTCCATATACAGTAGAAGAAAGCGAACTGGTAATTATACCTGTTTTGTCCGATATTACTTGTTCTTACTCAAAAGGAACAGCCGAAGGTCCTAAAGCCATTTTAGAAGCTTCAACTCAGCTCGATTTTTATAGCCCTTACACAAAAAATGCTTGGCAATTTAAGGTGGCTATGCTCCCCATTTTTGATTTCGAATTTGTAGAAAACCGAAAAGTAGGCGAATTGGCATCAGAAATAATTCAAAAATTGGAGAACGAACAAATCATTACCAAGCACGATATAGAAAAATACGAATACATCAACCAATATTGTACACAACTTAACACTAAGGTTGAAGAAACAGCTTTAAACTACCTAAATCAAGGTAAGATGGTTGCTGTTTTGGGTGGCGATCACAACTCACCCATGGGTTTAATAAATGCGCTAGGCAAAAAACACCAAAGTTTTGGCATACTTCAAATTGATGCTCACGCCGATTTAAGAGATGCTTACGAAGGTTTTGAATACTCACACGCATCAATCATGTTTAATGCTATAAAAAACAGCAGTGTAAGCAAATTAGTGCAAGTTGGCATCAGAGACATTTGTCCGGCAGAAATAGATGTGATAGAAAAATCGAAAGGAAAAATTAAAACTTTTTTTGATTGGGACATTAAACAACAACAATATGCTGGAAAATCGTGGGAGAACATTTGTGATGATATTATAAATGAACTTCCTGAGTTGGTTTACATTAGTTACGACATTGATGGCTTAGACCCAAAACTTTGTCCACACACCGGTACACCTGTTGCTGGTGGTTTTGAAGTGGAACAAATCAACTTTTTGTTCAATAGATTGGTAGAATCTGGCAAAAAAATTATTGGTTTCGATTTAAACGAAGTAGGCAATGTAGAATGGGACGCCAATGTTGGTGCAAGGGTATTGTATAGGCTTTGTAATTTTGCAGCAAAGAGTAAAAATTAA
- a CDS encoding alkaline phosphatase family protein → MKKLVVVLLVLSSFVAFAQPNRPKLVVGIVVDQMRYDYLTRYWNKFGEDGFKKLVNDGFNCKNTHYNYMPTFTGPGHASIYSGTTPENHGIIANDWYDKQLKKYVYCAEDKSVKTVGSESKDGLMSPNRMLTTTITDELKLATNFKGKVIGVSLKDRGAILPAGHKADAAYWFEGDDTGKWISSSYYMNQLPKWVNEVNKKNSANTYLNGVWNTLLPIAEYTESIADNNPYEGLFNTEKTPTFPHNLKALRDSNENYSLIKDTPFGNNITTEMAIAAIKGEMLGGDDITDFLAVSYSSTDYVGHQFGPASIEVEDTYLRLDQSLAELLTYLESNFGKENVLIFLTSDHGAVDVPQFLIDNHLPAGYFDQSAAINELKAFLKNKWMVDDLIENVSNFQVFLNHESILKNKFDVIDIQNDVANFMLKFKGIGKTFTAQALKQAVFTDGISANIQRGFNHSRSGDVMFVLESGWIKSGYKTGTTHGSPYEYDTHVPLLWYGYTIPQGETADQVVIPDIASTLATLLNIIAPSSCTGKPINNLLK, encoded by the coding sequence AACCGACCCAAATTGGTGGTAGGTATTGTTGTTGACCAAATGCGCTACGATTATTTAACACGGTATTGGAATAAATTTGGCGAAGACGGTTTTAAAAAACTCGTTAACGATGGGTTTAATTGTAAAAATACCCACTACAATTATATGCCAACCTTTACTGGTCCTGGTCACGCATCGATTTATTCTGGAACTACACCAGAAAATCATGGCATTATTGCCAACGACTGGTACGACAAACAACTAAAAAAATACGTGTATTGTGCCGAAGATAAATCGGTAAAAACTGTTGGGAGCGAATCTAAAGACGGATTAATGTCGCCTAACAGAATGTTAACCACCACCATAACCGACGAACTTAAATTAGCGACTAATTTTAAAGGTAAAGTGATTGGTGTTTCTTTAAAAGACCGCGGGGCTATTTTACCTGCGGGACACAAAGCCGACGCTGCCTATTGGTTTGAAGGTGATGATACTGGAAAATGGATTTCAAGCTCGTATTACATGAATCAATTGCCTAAATGGGTAAACGAAGTGAATAAAAAAAACTCGGCAAACACTTATTTAAACGGTGTTTGGAACACACTTTTACCCATTGCTGAATATACAGAAAGCATTGCCGACAACAACCCTTACGAGGGCTTGTTTAACACCGAAAAAACACCCACTTTTCCGCACAACCTAAAAGCATTGCGTGATAGTAACGAAAATTACAGTTTAATAAAAGACACCCCTTTTGGCAACAACATTACCACCGAAATGGCAATTGCTGCAATAAAAGGAGAAATGTTGGGCGGTGATGATATAACCGATTTTTTAGCGGTAAGCTACTCCTCTACCGATTACGTTGGTCATCAATTTGGTCCTGCCTCTATTGAAGTTGAAGATACTTACTTGAGATTAGACCAAAGTTTAGCTGAATTACTCACTTATTTGGAATCAAATTTTGGCAAAGAAAATGTATTGATTTTTTTAACCTCCGATCACGGTGCTGTTGATGTGCCGCAGTTTTTAATCGACAATCATTTACCTGCGGGATATTTCGACCAAAGTGCTGCAATAAACGAGTTAAAAGCATTTTTAAAAAATAAATGGATGGTTGATGATTTAATTGAAAACGTATCAAATTTTCAAGTATTTTTAAATCACGAAAGTATCTTAAAAAATAAATTTGATGTTATTGATATTCAAAACGATGTGGCAAATTTTATGTTAAAATTTAAAGGCATAGGAAAAACTTTTACGGCACAAGCATTAAAACAAGCTGTTTTTACTGATGGTATTTCTGCCAACATTCAACGTGGATTTAACCATTCTCGTTCGGGCGATGTAATGTTTGTGTTGGAATCGGGTTGGATAAAAAGTGGTTATAAAACAGGAACAACACATGGTTCGCCTTACGAATATGACACACATGTACCATTGCTTTGGTATGGCTACACCATTCCTCAAGGAGAAACTGCCGATCAAGTGGTTATCCCAGACATTGCATCAACACTAGCTACCTTGTTAAATATTATTGCACCAAGCTCTTGCACAGGTAAACCCATTAATAATTTATTGAAATGA